A single region of the Bacillus cereus genome encodes:
- the helD gene encoding RNA polymerase recycling motor HelD, producing the protein MNKKLDLEQKRLDTVIETITEQIDKLENETGRRRAEVINIRKHFWDDVKVNTDTFDDYLETVINLRQQAQSLAVTQITHKHTFNRLAALRRMHKAPYFGRIDFKEEGESAADQIYIGVATLTDASGENFLIYDWRAPISSVYYDYPPGPAEYSTPGGVIHGNVEKKLQYIIQNGEIDSMFDTSLTIGDEILQQALGKGTNKHMQSIVATIQREQNEIIRHDEGRLLIVQGAAGSGKTSAALQRIAYLLYKYREWLKADQIILFSPNSMFNSYVSNVLPELGEENMQQVTFQEYLNHRLSKSFDVEDPYEQLEYMLTETNSPIYKTRNASIRFKASTQFFEMIRAYRQSLESSGMLFRGMKFRGKLIASAKEIAEQFYNTDSSLRFHNRIEKLTDWLNKQIDAIEKAELKKPWVEEEIELLSKDEYQKAYKYLQKKGEFDDNSFNDYEQETKVLGRMIVRKKLKPLRKGVQTLRFINFTGIYKQLFTDASLVTGEKPKEWDDICSLTVNMLDEGKLYYEDATPFLLLKELIEGFQTNRSIKHVLVDEAQDYSPFQFEFLKRLFPAARMTVLGDFNQAIFAHASEAVNFNTLTSLYGPDETNGINLTRSYRSTKPIIEFTRALVPEGNNIHAFERDGEKPTVTKVSNFSELHDRITAKVAELQKQQHNTIAIICQSAAESAAAYEALSHIENIKLVKSNSAEYEQGIVVIPAYLAKGIEFDAVIIYDASKDVYSDESLCRLFYTACTRAMHELQLYSVGEVSPFVLGADSESFELITKTP; encoded by the coding sequence ATGAACAAAAAACTTGATTTAGAGCAAAAACGATTGGATACCGTAATAGAAACGATTACGGAGCAAATTGATAAACTGGAAAACGAAACTGGCAGACGCCGGGCAGAAGTAATCAATATTCGTAAACATTTTTGGGATGACGTTAAAGTGAATACTGATACTTTTGATGATTATCTTGAAACAGTTATCAACTTAAGACAACAAGCTCAGTCACTAGCTGTCACACAAATTACCCATAAGCACACCTTTAATCGACTTGCCGCATTAAGACGCATGCATAAAGCACCTTACTTTGGGCGAATTGATTTCAAAGAAGAAGGAGAATCTGCTGCGGATCAAATTTACATCGGCGTAGCCACACTTACTGATGCAAGCGGAGAAAACTTTCTTATATATGACTGGCGCGCACCCATTTCGAGTGTTTACTACGATTATCCACCAGGACCGGCTGAATACAGTACACCAGGAGGCGTAATCCACGGTAATGTGGAGAAGAAATTACAGTACATTATTCAAAATGGCGAGATTGATTCTATGTTCGATACGAGCCTTACAATCGGCGATGAAATCCTGCAACAAGCGCTCGGAAAAGGTACAAACAAACATATGCAAAGTATTGTTGCTACTATCCAGCGCGAGCAAAATGAAATTATCCGTCACGATGAAGGTCGACTACTTATCGTGCAAGGAGCTGCTGGTAGCGGGAAAACGTCAGCTGCCCTGCAACGAATCGCCTACTTACTATATAAATATCGCGAATGGTTAAAAGCAGATCAAATTATTCTCTTCTCCCCTAACTCTATGTTCAATAGCTACGTTTCTAACGTACTACCTGAACTCGGTGAAGAAAATATGCAGCAAGTTACATTCCAAGAATATTTAAACCATAGACTAAGCAAGTCATTTGACGTTGAAGATCCTTATGAGCAATTAGAATATATGTTAACTGAAACGAATAGCCCTATCTATAAAACGAGAAATGCTAGCATTCGATTTAAAGCATCTACTCAATTTTTCGAAATGATTAGAGCGTACAGACAATCTCTTGAATCTTCAGGCATGCTATTTAGAGGAATGAAATTTAGAGGAAAACTGATTGCCTCTGCTAAAGAAATCGCAGAGCAATTTTACAATACCGACTCCTCCCTCCGTTTCCATAATCGAATTGAAAAGTTAACGGATTGGCTAAATAAACAAATAGATGCAATCGAAAAGGCAGAACTAAAAAAACCTTGGGTAGAAGAAGAAATTGAACTACTTAGTAAAGATGAATATCAAAAAGCTTATAAATACTTACAGAAAAAAGGAGAGTTTGACGACAACTCCTTTAATGATTATGAGCAAGAAACGAAAGTACTTGGACGTATGATCGTCCGCAAAAAATTGAAGCCGCTTCGTAAAGGTGTTCAAACACTACGCTTCATCAATTTCACGGGAATATATAAACAACTCTTCACAGATGCATCATTGGTTACTGGAGAAAAACCGAAAGAATGGGATGATATTTGCTCATTAACAGTGAACATGCTCGATGAAGGAAAACTATATTACGAGGATGCGACTCCATTTTTACTTTTAAAAGAGTTAATTGAAGGCTTCCAAACGAATAGATCGATTAAACACGTACTCGTAGATGAAGCACAAGATTATTCGCCGTTTCAGTTCGAGTTTTTAAAACGTCTCTTCCCTGCTGCAAGAATGACTGTACTCGGGGACTTTAACCAAGCGATATTTGCCCATGCGAGTGAAGCAGTGAATTTCAATACACTTACTAGCTTATACGGACCAGATGAAACGAACGGTATCAACCTAACTCGTAGCTATCGCTCAACAAAACCGATTATTGAATTTACACGTGCTCTCGTACCGGAAGGCAATAACATTCATGCCTTTGAACGTGACGGTGAGAAACCTACAGTGACGAAAGTGTCTAATTTCAGCGAACTGCACGACCGTATTACTGCCAAAGTTGCTGAACTACAAAAACAACAGCACAATACGATCGCAATTATATGTCAATCCGCAGCTGAAAGTGCCGCTGCCTACGAGGCACTCAGTCATATCGAGAATATTAAACTTGTGAAAAGTAACTCAGCCGAGTATGAGCAAGGCATCGTCGTTATCCCTGCTTATTTAGCAAAGGGTATCGAATTTGATGCTGTTATTATTTACGATGCTTCTAAAGATGTGTACAGTGATGAAAGCTTGTGTAGATTGTTCTACACTGCTTGTACGCGCGCGATGCATGAATTGCAGCTTTATAGCGTCGGCGAAGTTAGTCCTTTTGTACTTGGGGCTGATTCGGAGAGTTTTGAACTTATAACGAAAACACCTTGA